One Coffea arabica cultivar ET-39 chromosome 5e, Coffea Arabica ET-39 HiFi, whole genome shotgun sequence DNA segment encodes these proteins:
- the LOC140006899 gene encoding uncharacterized protein, which yields MENDEIVRGRGKNKCFWTGEEVKVLIESLQELACDPMWKSDGGFKNNYMSELLKIILRKQPTFTKQVSPHIESKVKWLKNRFHAIVEMCKESGCSWNDAEKKISCEKQWYDDWCKTHKDAKGLWDVKFSYLGDLEIVYGRDRATGNVAEDFAQAVQDMEDVQNLEEGDEGLDAMSNSDNDKVEEDEVNSMEQSTQPSSTSTRNSKKQKKQSPPIANVSKKMKSASTTRGDLDASLQLLTSKFGDFVEGIQANFTTMAAAMSNEDKREQLVSDRRDQVVAELMKLALPSGDVMNAADILSEQISKLHVFYNLPAEMKRQYGYMISLLEIVDIEWHSRLD from the exons ATGGAGAATGATGAAATTGTACGTGGAAGAGGGAAAAATAAATGTTTTTGGACTGGTGAAGAGGTAAAAGTGCTCATAGAATCATTGCAAGAGTTGGCTTGTGATCCAATGTGGAAATCAGATGGaggatttaaaaataattatatgagCGAATTGCTTAAAATTATCTTGCGTAAGCAACCTACTTTTACCAAACAAGTCAGCCCACATATTGAATCAAAAGTTaagtggctgaaaaataggttcCATGCAATTGTTGAAATGTGCAAAGAAAGTGGTTGTAGTTGGAATGATGCTGAGAAAAAGATTTCTTGTGAAAAACAGTGGTATGATGATTGGTGCAAG ACTCATAAGGATGCGAAGGGCCTTTGGGATGTCAAATTTTCATATTTAGGAGATCTTGAAATTGTATATGGAAGAGACAGAGCCACTGGAAATGTTGCTGAAGATTTTGCACAAGCTGTCCAAGATATGGAAGATGTCCAAAATTTGGAGGAAGGAGATGAAGGGCTTGATGCTATGTCAAACTCGGATAATGATAAGGTAGAAGAAGATGAAGTAAATTCCATGGAGCAATCAACTCAACCAAGCTCAACAAGCACAagaaattccaagaaacaaaagaaacaatccCCTCCCATTGCAAATgtgtcaaaaaaaatgaaatctgcATCAACAACAAGGGGTGATCTTGATGCATCATTGCAACTTCTCACCAGCAAATTTGGAGATTTCGTGGAGGGAATTCAAGCTAATTTCACAACTATGGCAGCAGCCATGTCAAATGAGGATAAACGTGAGCAATTGGTCTCCGATAGAAGAGATCAAGTTGTTGCTGAGTTAATGAAACTTGCTTTACCGAGTGGAGATGTAATGAATGCAGCCGACATACTTTCGGAGCAGATTTCCAAGCTTCATGTGTTCTACAATCTTCCTGCAGAAATGAAACGACAAT ATGGTTATATGATTAGTCTTTTGGAGATTGTGGACATTGAGTGGCACTCTCGACTGGATTAG